From Candidatus Hinthialibacter antarcticus, a single genomic window includes:
- a CDS encoding GTP-binding protein yields the protein MAREKFERTKPHVNVGTIGHVDHGKTTLTAAITTVQAKRGF from the coding sequence ATGGCGAGGGAAAAGTTTGAACGGACGAAGCCGCACGTAAACGTGGGCACGATTGGTCACGTTGACCACGGCAAGACGACGTTAACGGCGGCGATTACTACCGTCCAGGCCAAGCGGGGCTTTT